The genomic DNA CGCGATCGAAGGCCGCCCACGAGGCGGCCTTTTCTTTGTCGGCCAGGTCCGCTAAGCCGGGCGGCAACCAGGACCCCGTGGGGCATTTGCACCATGAACATGCTGCCAGATACCAAATCACTTGGCATCAAATCGCTTGAACCGATCGCCGACGAGCCGGAGGGCGGGTTTCATCCGCTGTTCCGCGATGTGCCGTCCTCGGTCGAGTTCAACAAGCTGCGCAAGCGGCTGTTGAGGCTCACCCGTCAGGCGATCGAAGACTTCGCCATGGTGAAGCCCGGCGAGCGCTGGCTGGTGGCGCTTTCCGGCGGCAAGGATTCCTACGGCCTGCTTGCCTTGCTGCTCGACCTCAAATGGCGCGGCCTGCTGCCGATCGAGCTGCTCGCCTGCAATCTCGACCAGGGTCAGCCGAACTTTCCAAAGCACATCCTGCCGGACTATCTCAACGCCAACGGCATTCAACACCGCATCGAGTACCAGGACACCTATTCGGTGGTCACAGACAAGCTGCCCGAGGGCAGCACCTATTGCTCGCTCTGCTCGCGGCTGAGGCGCGGGCACCTCTACCGCGTCGCGCGCGAGGAGGGGTGCGCCGCCCTGGTGCTCGGCCACCACCGAGAGGACATCCTCGAAACCTTCTTCATGAACCTCTTCCATGGCGGGCGTCTCGCCGCCATGCCGCCCAAGCTGATCAATGACGAGGGCGACGTCATGGTTCTGCGCCCGCTCGCTTATTGCGCCGAGGCCGATCTCGAGAAATTCGCCGGCGCGATGAATTTCCCGATCATCCCCTGCGACCTCTGCGGCAGCCAGGAAGGGCTGCAGCGCAACGCCATGAAGGCGATGCTCGACGACATCGAGAAGCGCATGCCCGGCCGCAAGGACACGATGATCCGCGCCATGACGAATGTGCGGCCTTCGCACCTGCTTGACCGAAAACTGTTCGACTTCGCCGCGCTCGATGCGCGTCTCACCACAGGGCAAGACATTTCCGATGACGTTTGACGACCGTGCGATCGACTGGCTGGCCGATCTTCTCGCCGATGCAGCCAGGGCCGAGATCATGCCGCGCTTCCGGCGGCTGGGCGAGGGCGATGTCCGCCAGAAGACCTCGGCCGCCGATCTGGTGACCGAAGCGGACGTCAATGCCGAACGGCTGATCACCGCCAGGCTGCGCGAGCGTTACCCTTCGGCGATGATCGTCGGCGAGGAGGCCTGCTCCGACAATCCGGCCTTGCTCGCCGGTCTGGGCGATGCCGAACTTGCCTTCGTCATCGATCCGGTCGACGGCACCTTCAATTTCGCCTCCGGCGTGCCGCTGTTCGGCGTCATGCTGGGCGTCGTCGTCAATGGCGAGACGGTCGTCGGCATCATCCACGACCCCATCGGCAAGGACTGGCTGATCGGCGCCAAAGGCGCGGGCAGCCATATCCGCCATGCGCATGGCGCGCTGGAAAAGGTGCGGGTTGCGGCGCCTGTGCCCATCTCGCAGATGACGGGCGCGGTCTCGTGGCAGTATCTGAAGGAACCGGAGCGCTCGCGGCTCGCGCGCAACCATACCAAGGCGCTGTCGCAGTTCGGCTACCGCTGCGCGGCGCATGAATACCGGCTGCTGGCGAGCGGGCATGCGCATTTCGTCGTCTACAACAAGCTGATGCCCTGGGATCACCTGGCGGGCGTGCTGATCCACCAAGAGGCCGGCGGCCATGCCGCGCGCGTCGACGGCAGCGCCTATCTGCCGTCGCATGTCGACGGCGGGCTGCTTGTCGCGCCGGACAAGCAAAGTTGGGACGAACTGCGCCGCGAGCTCTGGGCCGACTGACCCAAGCGCTAAAACCTCACACCGGCGGGTTGTGCGGTTGGAACAGCCGTCCGCGCTCGGCGACCAGGATCATCAGCAACGCCGCGACCGACACGCTGCAGAAGCCGGCGGCTAAAGGCGTGACAGTGCCGTTATAAGCCTGGCCGATCAACGTGCCGAGAATGCCGCCGAGAAAAGTCTGCATGAAGCCGAGGATGGAGGACGCCGTGCCGGCGAGCTCGCCGAGCGGCTCCATGGCTAAAGCGTTGAAATTCGCGCCAAGGCAGCCGAACGGAACCATCGCCCCGGCGAAGAAGGCAATGAACAGCCAGAGCGGCATTTCAATCTCCAGCGAGACGACGAGCCAGATCAAACTGATGCTGAGAAACAAGAGCAGCGCGCTCTGAGACAGGCGGCGCATGCCGATCCGGCCGACGAGCCGCGCGTTGAGGAAGTTCGAGAAGGCGAGCACGCCCGCGACGCCCGCGAAGATCAGCGGGAACAGCTCACCGACATGGAAGACGTCGAGATAGATCTGCTGCGCCGAATTGATGAAGCCGAACATGGCGCCGAAGATGAAGGTGCTGGCGAAGGCGTAGCAAAGCGCGATGCGGTTGGTGAGCACGATGCGGAAGCCGCCGACAACCGCGTTGATCGTAAGCGGGCGGCGGTATTCCGGATGCAGCGTCTCCGGCAGGCGCAGCAGCGACCATGTCGACACGATCAGCGCGCCGACGGCCATGGTGACGAAGATCCAGTGCCAGGTGGCGAAAAGCATGATGAACTGACCGATACCGGGCGCGACGACAGGGATCGCCATGAACACCATGAAGATCAGCGACATCACCTCGGCCATGCGGCGGCCCTCGAACGTGTCACGTACGATCGAGACGGCGATGACGCGCGTCGCGGCGGCGCCGACGCCTTGCACGGCACGGCAGGCAAGCAGCGCGGCGAAGGTCGGGGCAATCGCCGCGGCAGCCACTGCCGCGACATAGATGATAAGGCCGGCAACCAGTGGCGCACGGCGCCCGAAACGATCGGAGATCGGACCGAAGAAAAGCTGCCCGCCGCCGAAGCCGAGGATGTAGGCGGTGATGACGTATTGGCGATGGTTTTCATTCTCGACGCCGAGCGAGGCGCCGATCTGCTGCAGGGCAGGCAGCATGATATCGATAGCCAGGGAGTTGAGCGCCATCAGCGCCGCGCAGAGCGCAATGAATTCCCAGCGCGGAATGGGCAGAGCCCGTTGCGACGCTTCTATCTGCTTGTCCACGGCAAAATCCGATCTTTCAAACGAAGATGCGCCGGTGGACCGGCGCATCAGTTCGTTTCGTTCCCGGAGTCGGGAACTGCATTGCCGAGGTGGGGGCGGCCCCGGGCGCCCGTGGCCGCCGGCTAAATTGCCGGCCGCCGCGGGCTCAACTCAGGCGGCGCCTTTGACGCTGACGCCCTTTTCGACCAGGAAGTCCTGCAACTCGCCGGCCTGGAACATCTCGCGCACGATGTCGCAACCACCGACGAACTCGCCCTTGACGTAGAGCTGCGGAATGGTCGGCCAGTTGGAATAGTCCTTGATGCCCTGGCGCAGTTCCGCCGAGTCGAGCACGTTCACGCCTTTGTAGTCGGCCCCGATATAATCGAGGATCTGCACCACCTGGCCGGAAAACCCGCACTGCGGGAAGCCGGGCGTGCCCTTCATGAAAAGCACGACGTCGTTGCTCTTCACCTCGTTGTCGATGTAGTCGTTGATGCCGGTCATGGACGATCCTTTCACGCCTGTGGGAGCCAGGCTCGAAACATGTCCATCAAATAAACCCATAGGTTGGCCGAAACAAGACGTTAGCCGTGACGCTACCGCGATGGCGCAAGGGATAACGCGGTTTTGGGCTAAGGCAGAGTGGCGATAGGTCTCAGTCCGGAACGCTGGTCTGCAGGGCCAGCGCGTGCAGCACGCCGCCCATATTGCCCTTCAGCGCGTCGTAGACCATCTGGTGCTGCTGCACCCGGCTTTTGCCGCGGAAGCTTTCGGCCACCACCTCAGCCGCGTAGTGGTCGCCGTCGCCGGCCAGATCGCGAATCGTCACCTTGGCGTCCGGAATGCCCTGCTTGATCAGCCGTTCGATGTCGTGCGCGTCCATTGCCATGAAAAAATCCTGTTTTCTCGCCGGGGAGCGGTGCAGCAGCCCGTGCGATGAGAGTCGGTACTGAGCGTAGAACCTTTCCGGTCCGGATTGAAGCCGTTCCATCCATGACCGAGGGCTCATGGGACATCCTGGTGCGGATGAGCCGCATCGTCGGCGGGCGCGTCCTCACGCGTCAAGAAGGCGCGGCCAAGGCTGAAGGTCAGCACATAGAGCGGGACGTTGATCGCGATACCGACTACCGGCAAGTAACTCGTCCATTGCCAGGCCGGGGAGAAAAACGGCTGGCCGTAGCCATCGCACATAAGCGAGGAACCATACGCCCAAAGCACTCCGATGACGATCGTAACGGCAAAGAGCTTGGCGCAGGTGACGATCTGCCTTGCCCGAGCCAGCTCCGGCAAAAGCCGCCCCCACAGGACCAGGCACACTATCGGAACCGCATAGACGAGGCTCTGAACGGCCAGCATTGGAAGGGTGCCGTTGGCCGCGGCAACGAATTCCGATCGCGTTTCCAGCCGCGGACAAACTTCGCTCGAGGTCGTCGACAGCAGGAGAAAGACGAACGGGCCGAGAAACCAGAAAAAGAACAGCGACGGCCAGAAGACGACTGCAAGCAGCGCCCGGGCCGCCAGCCTGGTCAAATGGCCTGATCCATGAAGCGCGGGAACCAGCCCTCATGGGTGGCGGTCAATTCGTTGACCGGGATCGCGCGGGCATCGCCGAGTTTCAGCGTGTCACCGCCGGTCGTGCCGATCCACGGCGCGAAGATACCGAGCTTGCCCTGCTCCTCGCGGATTCTGTCCCATTCGCCGCTTTGCGGGTCGATCGACAGCGTCAGCAGATAGCGGCCCTGGTCCTCGCCGAACCAGACCGGGATCGGGTCGGTGCCGGTAAGACCCGGTATGGTGGCGCCGATGCCGGAAGCCATCGCCATTTCGGCCAGCGCCACGGCAAGCCCGCCGTCCGAGAGGTCGTGCGCGGCGGTGACGATGCCGGAGGCGATCAGCGCCCGTACATGATCGCCGACGCGCTTTTCGTGCACGAGGTCGACCGGCGGCGGCGGGCCGTCGGCGCGGCCATGGATGTCGCGCATATAGACGGACTGGCCGAGATGGCTGCCCCAGCTCGGCGGCGCGCCGACCAGCACGATCATCTGGCCCTCGGCGGCAAATCCGATGCGGGCCATTTTCGACCAGTCGGCGATCAGCCCGACGCCGCCGATGGTCGGCGTCGGCAGGATGCCGCGGCCGTTAGTTTCGTTGTAGAGCGAGACATTGCCGGAGACGATCGGGAATTCGAGCGCGCGGCAGGCATCGCCGATGCCCTTCACCGCGCCGACGAGCTGGCCCATGATTTCGGGGCGCTCCGGATTGCCGAAATTGAGATTGTCGGTGGCGGCAAGCGGCAAGGCGCCGGTGGCGGTGAGATTGCGCCAGCATTCGGCCACGGCCTGCTTGCCGCCTTCATAGGGATCGGCCTCGCAATAGCGTGGCGTGACGTCGGAGGAGAAGGCGAGCGCCTTGGTCGGATGGCTCTC from Mesorhizobium sp. M1E.F.Ca.ET.045.02.1.1 includes the following:
- a CDS encoding BolA family transcriptional regulator, giving the protein MAMDAHDIERLIKQGIPDAKVTIRDLAGDGDHYAAEVVAESFRGKSRVQQHQMVYDALKGNMGGVLHALALQTSVPD
- the grxD gene encoding Grx4 family monothiol glutaredoxin: MTGINDYIDNEVKSNDVVLFMKGTPGFPQCGFSGQVVQILDYIGADYKGVNVLDSAELRQGIKDYSNWPTIPQLYVKGEFVGGCDIVREMFQAGELQDFLVEKGVSVKGAA
- a CDS encoding multidrug effflux MFS transporter: MPRWEFIALCAALMALNSLAIDIMLPALQQIGASLGVENENHRQYVITAYILGFGGGQLFFGPISDRFGRRAPLVAGLIIYVAAVAAAAIAPTFAALLACRAVQGVGAAATRVIAVSIVRDTFEGRRMAEVMSLIFMVFMAIPVVAPGIGQFIMLFATWHWIFVTMAVGALIVSTWSLLRLPETLHPEYRRPLTINAVVGGFRIVLTNRIALCYAFASTFIFGAMFGFINSAQQIYLDVFHVGELFPLIFAGVAGVLAFSNFLNARLVGRIGMRRLSQSALLLFLSISLIWLVVSLEIEMPLWLFIAFFAGAMVPFGCLGANFNALAMEPLGELAGTASSILGFMQTFLGGILGTLIGQAYNGTVTPLAAGFCSVSVAALLMILVAERGRLFQPHNPPV
- the ttcA gene encoding tRNA 2-thiocytidine(32) synthetase TtcA; amino-acid sequence: MNMLPDTKSLGIKSLEPIADEPEGGFHPLFRDVPSSVEFNKLRKRLLRLTRQAIEDFAMVKPGERWLVALSGGKDSYGLLALLLDLKWRGLLPIELLACNLDQGQPNFPKHILPDYLNANGIQHRIEYQDTYSVVTDKLPEGSTYCSLCSRLRRGHLYRVAREEGCAALVLGHHREDILETFFMNLFHGGRLAAMPPKLINDEGDVMVLRPLAYCAEADLEKFAGAMNFPIIPCDLCGSQEGLQRNAMKAMLDDIEKRMPGRKDTMIRAMTNVRPSHLLDRKLFDFAALDARLTTGQDISDDV
- a CDS encoding inositol monophosphatase family protein, producing MTFDDRAIDWLADLLADAARAEIMPRFRRLGEGDVRQKTSAADLVTEADVNAERLITARLRERYPSAMIVGEEACSDNPALLAGLGDAELAFVIDPVDGTFNFASGVPLFGVMLGVVVNGETVVGIIHDPIGKDWLIGAKGAGSHIRHAHGALEKVRVAAPVPISQMTGAVSWQYLKEPERSRLARNHTKALSQFGYRCAAHEYRLLASGHAHFVVYNKLMPWDHLAGVLIHQEAGGHAARVDGSAYLPSHVDGGLLVAPDKQSWDELRRELWAD